The genome window GGTTTTCGGTGACCTTCGGCGGCACTGCTGCTCCCTCTAGATGTGGTCGTGCGTTTGCAAGAGTTCCATCTTACCTGCGACGCCTGCGGCGTGCACGGTCCGCCCGCAGCTTCCAGTGTCGCGGGGCACGTCGCACAGCTGGACGCCGGAGGCCGAGATCCCGGTGCAGAATCCTCGGCGCGCGCAGTCGTCGGGCGATCCACTCCCCGAAGGTCACCCCGGCAGCCAGGGCGGTGGCGGTGGCCAGGGCGATACCCAGGCTCGACAGGCCGACGACAAGCTGGTCGGACAGCAGCGAGTACATGCCCCGGTACAGGGACAGGCCCGGTAGCAGCGGGGTGATCCCGGCGATGGCGGTGATCTGCGGCGGAATGAGGTAGCGGCGGGAGAGGAGACCACCGGCCAGGCCGATGAGCACGGCGACGGCACCGGCGGCGGAGACCGAGTCCAGGCCGACAAGGGGCATGACCAGCTGGTGGACCACCAGTGCGACGAAGGTGGTGAACGTGGCGACGACCAGGGCCCGGCGGTCACAGAACTCGGCGAGGCAGAAAAATGCGGCGGCGCCGACCCCGCCGAGGATCCGCAGGGCTACGCCACCGACCCCGCCGAAGTCGGAGGCGGAGGTGTCCAGCGAGGGCAGCGACATCCCCACCCGGCTCATCAACTGCAGTCCGATCGCGACTCCGGCGATGATGCCGCCGGTCAGCAGTACCGTCTCGAAGAACCGGGCGGAGGCGGTGACCGGGGCGCCGGTCACACCGTCCTGGAGGGCCTGGACCAGGGTCAGTCCGGCGAGCATGGCGATGATGCAGGCGGCGATGACGATCGACGGCGAGAGATGGATGTACAGCGTCCGGGCGAAGCTGAAGGTCAGTGCCGCCGGGACGGTCGCGATGACGCCACCGATGAGGTTCCGGAAGAACAGCGGCAGCCCTTTGCCGCTGAGGTACAGGTTCACCGCTGTGATGATCGTCGTGGTGAACACGGAGATCAGGGCGACGACCGGCCCTCCGCCGAGCAGCAGGGCCACGAACCCGGCGAACAGGCCCCAGCACGGCGGGACCCAGCGCATCCGGTAGGGCAGCGGGCGTCGCTCCAGCTCGGTGACGATGGTTACCGCCTGCTCCACCGGAGTGGCGCCGTTGACGATCGACCGGATCAGCCGGTCGACCTCGGTCAGCCGGGAGAAGTCAGTGCTCAGTGCACTGACCACGCGGAAGTTGATGATCGGCGGGTCGGCGTGGTCGGTGGATCGGGTGTAGACGGTGATCGTGTTGAGGGTGATGTCCACATGGCACCCGTAGAGCCCGTAGGCCGAGGTGATGGCGAGGATCTGGGCCTTGGTGTCTGAATTGCCGGTCCCGGAGCTCAGCAGCAGATCGCCGATCCGGATGGCGACGTCGGTGACGAGGTGCACTGCCAGCGGGTCGGTGAGGTCCACCGGGGCGAGCGGGGACGGCGGCGGGGCCATCCGGATCGTGTCGATTGTCGAACGGTTGCCACCGGCCAGGAGACCGGACGCGCGGTTGCGCAGCGACGTCAACCGGGCGCCGATGCCGTGCGTCTTTCTGCGCGTCCCCCGGTGCGTGTCCCGGTGTGTCTCCACGTCTGTGATCCCACCCACGCCGTTCCCGCCTTCCACCTTCCACGTACAGGTCCCGGCGGAGGTCCGGCGCCGGTCGACCCTGTCGTCCGACACACTACGACACGTGGATGTACAGGTCTAAC of Corynebacterium terpenotabidum Y-11 contains these proteins:
- the thrE gene encoding threonine/serine exporter ThrE, with product MGGITDVETHRDTHRGTRRKTHGIGARLTSLRNRASGLLAGGNRSTIDTIRMAPPPSPLAPVDLTDPLAVHLVTDVAIRIGDLLLSSGTGNSDTKAQILAITSAYGLYGCHVDITLNTITVYTRSTDHADPPIINFRVVSALSTDFSRLTEVDRLIRSIVNGATPVEQAVTIVTELERRPLPYRMRWVPPCWGLFAGFVALLLGGGPVVALISVFTTTIITAVNLYLSGKGLPLFFRNLIGGVIATVPAALTFSFARTLYIHLSPSIVIAACIIAMLAGLTLVQALQDGVTGAPVTASARFFETVLLTGGIIAGVAIGLQLMSRVGMSLPSLDTSASDFGGVGGVALRILGGVGAAAFFCLAEFCDRRALVVATFTTFVALVVHQLVMPLVGLDSVSAAGAVAVLIGLAGGLLSRRYLIPPQITAIAGITPLLPGLSLYRGMYSLLSDQLVVGLSSLGIALATATALAAGVTFGEWIARRLRAPRILHRDLGLRRPAVRRAPRHWKLRADRARRRRRR